In Salarias fasciatus chromosome 20, fSalaFa1.1, whole genome shotgun sequence, a single window of DNA contains:
- the csde1 gene encoding cold shock domain-containing protein E1 isoform X2 — MSCHAHPGSKKHKRTPLYQRSMSFDPGMLHNNGHTAYANGTGPGIRETGVVEKLLTSYGFIQCSERQARLFFHCSQYNGNLQELKVGDDVEFEVSSDRRTGKPIAVKLLKIKPEVLPEERISGQVGPDLHAYPFTVLHGYIHPVVSSIPLHLDGKSAPGQVPTGSVCYERNGEVFYLTYTPDDVEGNMHLDTGDKVSFYVETNKHTGAVSARNIQLVNKKQMRCQGVVCATKEAFGFIERADVVKEIFFHYSEFKGDLEALQAGDDVEFTIKDRNGKEVATDVRLLPQGTVIFEDISIEQFEGTVVKVIPKVPTKNQNDPLPGRITARVGFADKELPFGEKDTKSKVTLLEGDHIQFNISTDRRDKLERATNIDILPDTFNFTKETREMGVIAAIRDGFGFIKCVDRDARMFFHFSEVLEESQLHISDEVEFTVVPVGPVYKPFTKDMLSAQRNHAVRIKKLPKGTVSFHTQSEQRFIGVIEKEVISASKNVSPTKGKEKGKVVEKEAEEGVIAYEDCGVKLTVPYHAKDLEGGHPQVGDKVEFSINEVKRTGLQSAVSIRVVNRNASNAKRLHGFIATLKDNFGFIETANHDQEIFFHYSEMCGDLDSLELGDTVEYTLSKGKGNKVSAEKVTKVAPVNGIGEDVSTTVLTGKVIRPIRSVDPSQTEYQGLIEVSEEGSKGKNYPFGIMGMSSKADCLQKGELVKFQTCTIAQTGQKMACHVVPQRRALVECVKDQFGFITYEVGESKKLFFHVKEVQDGLELQTGDEVEFSVVLNQRTGKCSACNVRRVSEGPKPVVTPRPDRLVNRLKSITLDDASAPRLVIVRQPRGPDNSKGFNVERKTRQPGVID; from the exons ATGTCTTGCCATGCCCACCCTGGAAGTAAAAAGCACAAGCGGACTCCCTTGTATCAGAGATCT ATGAGCTTTGATCCAGGCATGCTCCACAATAACGGGCACACTGCTTATGCCAATGGCACGGGGCCGGGCATCAGAGAAACTGGTGTGGTGGAGAAGCTCTTGACCTCCTACGGCTTCATCCAGTGCTCTGAGCGTCAGGCCCGTCTCTTCTTCCATTGCTCCCAGTACAATGGCAACCTGCAGGAGCTTAAAGTAGGAG ATGATGTAGAGTTTGAGGTGTCCTCTGACAGGCGCACTGGCAAACCCATAGCAGTGAAGCTGCTTAAGATAAAGCCAGAGGTGCTGCCAGAGGAGCGGATCTCGGGCCAGGTGGGGCCAGACCTGCACGCCTATCCCTTTACTGTGCTGCATGGTTATATTCATCCA GTTGTCTCATCAATCCCATTGCACTTGGATGGAAAGTCTGCTCCTGGCCAGGTGCCCACCGGCAGTGTTTGTTATGAAAGAAACGGG gaagTGTTCTACCTTACCTACACCCCTGATGACGTGGAGGGCAACATGCACCTGGACACAGGAGACAAAGTCAGCTTTTATGTGGAGACCAACAAGCA TACCGGTGCAGTCAGCGCTCGTAACATTCAGCTGGTGAATAAAAAGCAGATGAGGTGCCAGGGTGTGGTGTGTGCTACGAAG GAGGCCTTTGGATTCATCGAGAGAGCAGATGTGGTGAAGGAGATCTTTTTTCACTACAGTGAGTTCAAAGGTGATCTGGAGGCCCTTCAGGCTGGAGATGATGTCGAATTCACCatcaaagacagaaat GGCAAGGAAGTGGCTACAGATGTGAGGCTGCTCCCCCAAGGAACAGTCATCTTCGAAGATATCAGCATTGAACAGTTTGAAGGGACTGTTGTCAAGGTCATCCCCAAGGTCCCCACCAAAAACCAA AACGACCCCCTGCCAGGTCGCATCACTGCACGGGTCGGCTTTGCCGACAAAGAGCTTCCGTTTGGTGAGAAGGACACCAAGTCCAAGGTGACTCTTTTGGAAGGAGACCACATCCAATTCAACATCTCTACAGATCGCAGAGACAAGCTGGAGAGGGCTACCAACATTGACATCCTCCCTGACACCTTCAACTTCACCAAGGAGACTCGTGAAATG GGAGTGATAGCCGCCATCCGCGATGGCTTTGGTTTCATTAAGTGTGTGGATCGGGATGCGCGGATGTTCTTTCACTTCAGTGAAGTTCTGGAGGAGAGTCAGCTGCACATCTCAGATGAAGTGGAGTTCACTGTTGTGCCTGTAGGTCCCGTTTATAAACCTTTCACAAAA GATATGCTGTCGGCTCAGAGGAACCACGCCGTGCGCATCAAGAAGCTTCCCAAAGGCACTGTGTCCTTCCACACCCAGTCTGAGCAGCGATTCATCGGAGTGATAGAGAAAGAAGTCATTTCAGCCTCCAAGAACGTCAGTCCCACCAAGGGCAAGGAAAAG GGTAAAGTTGTAGAAAAG GAAGCTGAGGAAGGTGTAATTGCATATGAAGACTGTGGTGTGAAGCTCACAGTGCCATACCATGCCAAAGACCTGGAGGGAGGCCACCCACAGGTCGGAGACAAG GTGGAGTTCTCGATCAACGAAGTGAAGCGAACCGGCCTGCAGAGTGCCGTCTCCATCCGGGTTGTCAACCGCAACGCCTCCAACGCCAAGAGACTGCACGGGTTCATCGCCACGCTGAAGGACAACTTCGGCTTCATCGAGACGGCGAATCACGACCAGGAGATTTTCTTTCATTACAG TGAAATGTGTGGAGACCTGGACAGCCTGGAGCTGGGCGACACAGTGGAGTACACACTCTCCAAGGGAAAAGGAAATAAAGTCAGCGCTGAAAAAGTGACCAAGGTGGCTCCAG TGAACGGCATCGGTGAAGACGTCAGCACGACGGTGTTGACAGGGAAGGTCATCCGTCCCATACGCAGCGTGGATCCATCTCAGACGGAATATCAAGGTCTCATTGAAGTCTCAGAGGAAG gaagtaaaggaAAAAATTATCCCTTTGGGATCATGGGTATGTCAAGCAAGGCGGACTGTCTGCAGAAAGGAGAGCTGGTGAAGTTCCAGACTTGCACAATAGCCCAGACTGGGCAGAAGATGGCCTGTCACGTCGTCCCTCAGCGTCGGGCGCTGGTGGAGTGTGTCAAAGACCAG TTCGGCTTCATCACATATGAAGTTGGAGAGAGCAAGAAGCTGTTCTTCCATGTCAAAGAGGTGCAGGAtggcctggagctgcagaccgGGGATGAGGTGGAGTTCTCCGTCGTCCTCAATCAACGCACAGGGAAATGCAGTGCCTGCAACGTTCGCCGAGTCAG CGAGGGGCCCAAGCCCGTGGTGACCCCGCGCCCGGACCGCCTGGTGAACCGGCTGAAGAGCATCACTCTGGACGATGCCAGCGCTCCTCGCCTGGTCATCGTGAGGCAGCCTCGTGGTCCTGACAACTCAAAG GGCTTTAATGTGGAGCGGAAGACTCGCCAGCCTGGCGTCATCGACTGA
- the csde1 gene encoding cold shock domain-containing protein E1 isoform X4 — MSCHAHPGSKKHKRTPLYQRSMSFDPGMLHNNGHTAYANGTGPGIRETGVVEKLLTSYGFIQCSERQARLFFHCSQYNGNLQELKVGDDVEFEVSSDRRTGKPIAVKLLKIKPEVLPEERISGQVGPDLHAYPFTVLHGYIHPVVSSIPLHLDGKSAPGQVPTGSVCYERNGEVFYLTYTPDDVEGNMHLDTGDKVSFYVETNKHTGAVSARNIQLVNKKQMRCQGVVCATKEAFGFIERADVVKEIFFHYSEFKGDLEALQAGDDVEFTIKDRNGKEVATDVRLLPQGTVIFEDISIEQFEGTVVKVIPKVPTKNQNDPLPGRITARVGFADKELPFGEKDTKSKVTLLEGDHIQFNISTDRRDKLERATNIDILPDTFNFTKETREMGVIAAIRDGFGFIKCVDRDARMFFHFSEVLEESQLHISDEVEFTVVPDMLSAQRNHAVRIKKLPKGTVSFHTQSEQRFIGVIEKEVISASKNVSPTKGKEKKKDKGKVVEKEAEEGVIAYEDCGVKLTVPYHAKDLEGGHPQVGDKVEFSINEVKRTGLQSAVSIRVVNRNASNAKRLHGFIATLKDNFGFIETANHDQEIFFHYSEMCGDLDSLELGDTVEYTLSKGKGNKVSAEKVTKVAPVNGIGEDVSTTVLTGKVIRPIRSVDPSQTEYQGLIEVSEEGSKGKNYPFGIMGMSSKADCLQKGELVKFQTCTIAQTGQKMACHVVPQRRALVECVKDQFGFITYEVGESKKLFFHVKEVQDGLELQTGDEVEFSVVLNQRTGKCSACNVRRVSEGPKPVVTPRPDRLVNRLKSITLDDASAPRLVIVRQPRGPDNSKGFNVERKTRQPGVID, encoded by the exons ATGTCTTGCCATGCCCACCCTGGAAGTAAAAAGCACAAGCGGACTCCCTTGTATCAGAGATCT ATGAGCTTTGATCCAGGCATGCTCCACAATAACGGGCACACTGCTTATGCCAATGGCACGGGGCCGGGCATCAGAGAAACTGGTGTGGTGGAGAAGCTCTTGACCTCCTACGGCTTCATCCAGTGCTCTGAGCGTCAGGCCCGTCTCTTCTTCCATTGCTCCCAGTACAATGGCAACCTGCAGGAGCTTAAAGTAGGAG ATGATGTAGAGTTTGAGGTGTCCTCTGACAGGCGCACTGGCAAACCCATAGCAGTGAAGCTGCTTAAGATAAAGCCAGAGGTGCTGCCAGAGGAGCGGATCTCGGGCCAGGTGGGGCCAGACCTGCACGCCTATCCCTTTACTGTGCTGCATGGTTATATTCATCCA GTTGTCTCATCAATCCCATTGCACTTGGATGGAAAGTCTGCTCCTGGCCAGGTGCCCACCGGCAGTGTTTGTTATGAAAGAAACGGG gaagTGTTCTACCTTACCTACACCCCTGATGACGTGGAGGGCAACATGCACCTGGACACAGGAGACAAAGTCAGCTTTTATGTGGAGACCAACAAGCA TACCGGTGCAGTCAGCGCTCGTAACATTCAGCTGGTGAATAAAAAGCAGATGAGGTGCCAGGGTGTGGTGTGTGCTACGAAG GAGGCCTTTGGATTCATCGAGAGAGCAGATGTGGTGAAGGAGATCTTTTTTCACTACAGTGAGTTCAAAGGTGATCTGGAGGCCCTTCAGGCTGGAGATGATGTCGAATTCACCatcaaagacagaaat GGCAAGGAAGTGGCTACAGATGTGAGGCTGCTCCCCCAAGGAACAGTCATCTTCGAAGATATCAGCATTGAACAGTTTGAAGGGACTGTTGTCAAGGTCATCCCCAAGGTCCCCACCAAAAACCAA AACGACCCCCTGCCAGGTCGCATCACTGCACGGGTCGGCTTTGCCGACAAAGAGCTTCCGTTTGGTGAGAAGGACACCAAGTCCAAGGTGACTCTTTTGGAAGGAGACCACATCCAATTCAACATCTCTACAGATCGCAGAGACAAGCTGGAGAGGGCTACCAACATTGACATCCTCCCTGACACCTTCAACTTCACCAAGGAGACTCGTGAAATG GGAGTGATAGCCGCCATCCGCGATGGCTTTGGTTTCATTAAGTGTGTGGATCGGGATGCGCGGATGTTCTTTCACTTCAGTGAAGTTCTGGAGGAGAGTCAGCTGCACATCTCAGATGAAGTGGAGTTCACTGTTGTGCCT GATATGCTGTCGGCTCAGAGGAACCACGCCGTGCGCATCAAGAAGCTTCCCAAAGGCACTGTGTCCTTCCACACCCAGTCTGAGCAGCGATTCATCGGAGTGATAGAGAAAGAAGTCATTTCAGCCTCCAAGAACGTCAGTCCCACCAAGGGCAAGGAAAAG AAAAAAGACAAG GGTAAAGTTGTAGAAAAG GAAGCTGAGGAAGGTGTAATTGCATATGAAGACTGTGGTGTGAAGCTCACAGTGCCATACCATGCCAAAGACCTGGAGGGAGGCCACCCACAGGTCGGAGACAAG GTGGAGTTCTCGATCAACGAAGTGAAGCGAACCGGCCTGCAGAGTGCCGTCTCCATCCGGGTTGTCAACCGCAACGCCTCCAACGCCAAGAGACTGCACGGGTTCATCGCCACGCTGAAGGACAACTTCGGCTTCATCGAGACGGCGAATCACGACCAGGAGATTTTCTTTCATTACAG TGAAATGTGTGGAGACCTGGACAGCCTGGAGCTGGGCGACACAGTGGAGTACACACTCTCCAAGGGAAAAGGAAATAAAGTCAGCGCTGAAAAAGTGACCAAGGTGGCTCCAG TGAACGGCATCGGTGAAGACGTCAGCACGACGGTGTTGACAGGGAAGGTCATCCGTCCCATACGCAGCGTGGATCCATCTCAGACGGAATATCAAGGTCTCATTGAAGTCTCAGAGGAAG gaagtaaaggaAAAAATTATCCCTTTGGGATCATGGGTATGTCAAGCAAGGCGGACTGTCTGCAGAAAGGAGAGCTGGTGAAGTTCCAGACTTGCACAATAGCCCAGACTGGGCAGAAGATGGCCTGTCACGTCGTCCCTCAGCGTCGGGCGCTGGTGGAGTGTGTCAAAGACCAG TTCGGCTTCATCACATATGAAGTTGGAGAGAGCAAGAAGCTGTTCTTCCATGTCAAAGAGGTGCAGGAtggcctggagctgcagaccgGGGATGAGGTGGAGTTCTCCGTCGTCCTCAATCAACGCACAGGGAAATGCAGTGCCTGCAACGTTCGCCGAGTCAG CGAGGGGCCCAAGCCCGTGGTGACCCCGCGCCCGGACCGCCTGGTGAACCGGCTGAAGAGCATCACTCTGGACGATGCCAGCGCTCCTCGCCTGGTCATCGTGAGGCAGCCTCGTGGTCCTGACAACTCAAAG GGCTTTAATGTGGAGCGGAAGACTCGCCAGCCTGGCGTCATCGACTGA
- the csde1 gene encoding cold shock domain-containing protein E1 isoform X6, which yields MSCHAHPGSKKHKRTPLYQRSMSFDPGMLHNNGHTAYANGTGPGIRETGVVEKLLTSYGFIQCSERQARLFFHCSQYNGNLQELKVGDDVEFEVSSDRRTGKPIAVKLLKIKPEVLPEERISGQVVSSIPLHLDGKSAPGQVPTGSVCYERNGEVFYLTYTPDDVEGNMHLDTGDKVSFYVETNKHTGAVSARNIQLVNKKQMRCQGVVCATKEAFGFIERADVVKEIFFHYSEFKGDLEALQAGDDVEFTIKDRNGKEVATDVRLLPQGTVIFEDISIEQFEGTVVKVIPKVPTKNQNDPLPGRITARVGFADKELPFGEKDTKSKVTLLEGDHIQFNISTDRRDKLERATNIDILPDTFNFTKETREMGVIAAIRDGFGFIKCVDRDARMFFHFSEVLEESQLHISDEVEFTVVPVGPVYKPFTKDMLSAQRNHAVRIKKLPKGTVSFHTQSEQRFIGVIEKEVISASKNVSPTKGKEKKKDKGKVVEKEAEEGVIAYEDCGVKLTVPYHAKDLEGGHPQVGDKVEFSINEVKRTGLQSAVSIRVVNRNASNAKRLHGFIATLKDNFGFIETANHDQEIFFHYSEMCGDLDSLELGDTVEYTLSKGKGNKVSAEKVTKVAPVNGIGEDVSTTVLTGKVIRPIRSVDPSQTEYQGLIEVSEEGSKGKNYPFGIMGMSSKADCLQKGELVKFQTCTIAQTGQKMACHVVPQRRALVECVKDQFGFITYEVGESKKLFFHVKEVQDGLELQTGDEVEFSVVLNQRTGKCSACNVRRVSEGPKPVVTPRPDRLVNRLKSITLDDASAPRLVIVRQPRGPDNSKGFNVERKTRQPGVID from the exons ATGTCTTGCCATGCCCACCCTGGAAGTAAAAAGCACAAGCGGACTCCCTTGTATCAGAGATCT ATGAGCTTTGATCCAGGCATGCTCCACAATAACGGGCACACTGCTTATGCCAATGGCACGGGGCCGGGCATCAGAGAAACTGGTGTGGTGGAGAAGCTCTTGACCTCCTACGGCTTCATCCAGTGCTCTGAGCGTCAGGCCCGTCTCTTCTTCCATTGCTCCCAGTACAATGGCAACCTGCAGGAGCTTAAAGTAGGAG ATGATGTAGAGTTTGAGGTGTCCTCTGACAGGCGCACTGGCAAACCCATAGCAGTGAAGCTGCTTAAGATAAAGCCAGAGGTGCTGCCAGAGGAGCGGATCTCGGGCCAG GTTGTCTCATCAATCCCATTGCACTTGGATGGAAAGTCTGCTCCTGGCCAGGTGCCCACCGGCAGTGTTTGTTATGAAAGAAACGGG gaagTGTTCTACCTTACCTACACCCCTGATGACGTGGAGGGCAACATGCACCTGGACACAGGAGACAAAGTCAGCTTTTATGTGGAGACCAACAAGCA TACCGGTGCAGTCAGCGCTCGTAACATTCAGCTGGTGAATAAAAAGCAGATGAGGTGCCAGGGTGTGGTGTGTGCTACGAAG GAGGCCTTTGGATTCATCGAGAGAGCAGATGTGGTGAAGGAGATCTTTTTTCACTACAGTGAGTTCAAAGGTGATCTGGAGGCCCTTCAGGCTGGAGATGATGTCGAATTCACCatcaaagacagaaat GGCAAGGAAGTGGCTACAGATGTGAGGCTGCTCCCCCAAGGAACAGTCATCTTCGAAGATATCAGCATTGAACAGTTTGAAGGGACTGTTGTCAAGGTCATCCCCAAGGTCCCCACCAAAAACCAA AACGACCCCCTGCCAGGTCGCATCACTGCACGGGTCGGCTTTGCCGACAAAGAGCTTCCGTTTGGTGAGAAGGACACCAAGTCCAAGGTGACTCTTTTGGAAGGAGACCACATCCAATTCAACATCTCTACAGATCGCAGAGACAAGCTGGAGAGGGCTACCAACATTGACATCCTCCCTGACACCTTCAACTTCACCAAGGAGACTCGTGAAATG GGAGTGATAGCCGCCATCCGCGATGGCTTTGGTTTCATTAAGTGTGTGGATCGGGATGCGCGGATGTTCTTTCACTTCAGTGAAGTTCTGGAGGAGAGTCAGCTGCACATCTCAGATGAAGTGGAGTTCACTGTTGTGCCTGTAGGTCCCGTTTATAAACCTTTCACAAAA GATATGCTGTCGGCTCAGAGGAACCACGCCGTGCGCATCAAGAAGCTTCCCAAAGGCACTGTGTCCTTCCACACCCAGTCTGAGCAGCGATTCATCGGAGTGATAGAGAAAGAAGTCATTTCAGCCTCCAAGAACGTCAGTCCCACCAAGGGCAAGGAAAAG AAAAAAGACAAG GGTAAAGTTGTAGAAAAG GAAGCTGAGGAAGGTGTAATTGCATATGAAGACTGTGGTGTGAAGCTCACAGTGCCATACCATGCCAAAGACCTGGAGGGAGGCCACCCACAGGTCGGAGACAAG GTGGAGTTCTCGATCAACGAAGTGAAGCGAACCGGCCTGCAGAGTGCCGTCTCCATCCGGGTTGTCAACCGCAACGCCTCCAACGCCAAGAGACTGCACGGGTTCATCGCCACGCTGAAGGACAACTTCGGCTTCATCGAGACGGCGAATCACGACCAGGAGATTTTCTTTCATTACAG TGAAATGTGTGGAGACCTGGACAGCCTGGAGCTGGGCGACACAGTGGAGTACACACTCTCCAAGGGAAAAGGAAATAAAGTCAGCGCTGAAAAAGTGACCAAGGTGGCTCCAG TGAACGGCATCGGTGAAGACGTCAGCACGACGGTGTTGACAGGGAAGGTCATCCGTCCCATACGCAGCGTGGATCCATCTCAGACGGAATATCAAGGTCTCATTGAAGTCTCAGAGGAAG gaagtaaaggaAAAAATTATCCCTTTGGGATCATGGGTATGTCAAGCAAGGCGGACTGTCTGCAGAAAGGAGAGCTGGTGAAGTTCCAGACTTGCACAATAGCCCAGACTGGGCAGAAGATGGCCTGTCACGTCGTCCCTCAGCGTCGGGCGCTGGTGGAGTGTGTCAAAGACCAG TTCGGCTTCATCACATATGAAGTTGGAGAGAGCAAGAAGCTGTTCTTCCATGTCAAAGAGGTGCAGGAtggcctggagctgcagaccgGGGATGAGGTGGAGTTCTCCGTCGTCCTCAATCAACGCACAGGGAAATGCAGTGCCTGCAACGTTCGCCGAGTCAG CGAGGGGCCCAAGCCCGTGGTGACCCCGCGCCCGGACCGCCTGGTGAACCGGCTGAAGAGCATCACTCTGGACGATGCCAGCGCTCCTCGCCTGGTCATCGTGAGGCAGCCTCGTGGTCCTGACAACTCAAAG GGCTTTAATGTGGAGCGGAAGACTCGCCAGCCTGGCGTCATCGACTGA
- the csde1 gene encoding cold shock domain-containing protein E1 isoform X7, which produces MSCHAHPGSKKHKRTPLYQRSMSFDPGMLHNNGHTAYANGTGPGIRETGVVEKLLTSYGFIQCSERQARLFFHCSQYNGNLQELKVGDDVEFEVSSDRRTGKPIAVKLLKIKPEVLPEERISGQVGPDLHAYPFTVLHGYIHPVVSSIPLHLDGKSAPGQVPTGSVCYERNGEVFYLTYTPDDVEGNMHLDTGDKVSFYVETNKHTGAVSARNIQLVNKKQMRCQGVVCATKEAFGFIERADVVKEIFFHYSEFKGDLEALQAGDDVEFTIKDRNGKEVATDVRLLPQGTVIFEDISIEQFEGTVVKVIPKVPTKNQNDPLPGRITARVGFADKELPFGEKDTKSKVTLLEGDHIQFNISTDRRDKLERATNIDILPDTFNFTKETREMGVIAAIRDGFGFIKCVDRDARMFFHFSEVLEESQLHISDEVEFTVVPDMLSAQRNHAVRIKKLPKGTVSFHTQSEQRFIGVIEKEVISASKNVSPTKGKEKEAEEGVIAYEDCGVKLTVPYHAKDLEGGHPQVGDKVEFSINEVKRTGLQSAVSIRVVNRNASNAKRLHGFIATLKDNFGFIETANHDQEIFFHYSEMCGDLDSLELGDTVEYTLSKGKGNKVSAEKVTKVAPVNGIGEDVSTTVLTGKVIRPIRSVDPSQTEYQGLIEVSEEGSKGKNYPFGIMGMSSKADCLQKGELVKFQTCTIAQTGQKMACHVVPQRRALVECVKDQFGFITYEVGESKKLFFHVKEVQDGLELQTGDEVEFSVVLNQRTGKCSACNVRRVSEGPKPVVTPRPDRLVNRLKSITLDDASAPRLVIVRQPRGPDNSKGFNVERKTRQPGVID; this is translated from the exons ATGTCTTGCCATGCCCACCCTGGAAGTAAAAAGCACAAGCGGACTCCCTTGTATCAGAGATCT ATGAGCTTTGATCCAGGCATGCTCCACAATAACGGGCACACTGCTTATGCCAATGGCACGGGGCCGGGCATCAGAGAAACTGGTGTGGTGGAGAAGCTCTTGACCTCCTACGGCTTCATCCAGTGCTCTGAGCGTCAGGCCCGTCTCTTCTTCCATTGCTCCCAGTACAATGGCAACCTGCAGGAGCTTAAAGTAGGAG ATGATGTAGAGTTTGAGGTGTCCTCTGACAGGCGCACTGGCAAACCCATAGCAGTGAAGCTGCTTAAGATAAAGCCAGAGGTGCTGCCAGAGGAGCGGATCTCGGGCCAGGTGGGGCCAGACCTGCACGCCTATCCCTTTACTGTGCTGCATGGTTATATTCATCCA GTTGTCTCATCAATCCCATTGCACTTGGATGGAAAGTCTGCTCCTGGCCAGGTGCCCACCGGCAGTGTTTGTTATGAAAGAAACGGG gaagTGTTCTACCTTACCTACACCCCTGATGACGTGGAGGGCAACATGCACCTGGACACAGGAGACAAAGTCAGCTTTTATGTGGAGACCAACAAGCA TACCGGTGCAGTCAGCGCTCGTAACATTCAGCTGGTGAATAAAAAGCAGATGAGGTGCCAGGGTGTGGTGTGTGCTACGAAG GAGGCCTTTGGATTCATCGAGAGAGCAGATGTGGTGAAGGAGATCTTTTTTCACTACAGTGAGTTCAAAGGTGATCTGGAGGCCCTTCAGGCTGGAGATGATGTCGAATTCACCatcaaagacagaaat GGCAAGGAAGTGGCTACAGATGTGAGGCTGCTCCCCCAAGGAACAGTCATCTTCGAAGATATCAGCATTGAACAGTTTGAAGGGACTGTTGTCAAGGTCATCCCCAAGGTCCCCACCAAAAACCAA AACGACCCCCTGCCAGGTCGCATCACTGCACGGGTCGGCTTTGCCGACAAAGAGCTTCCGTTTGGTGAGAAGGACACCAAGTCCAAGGTGACTCTTTTGGAAGGAGACCACATCCAATTCAACATCTCTACAGATCGCAGAGACAAGCTGGAGAGGGCTACCAACATTGACATCCTCCCTGACACCTTCAACTTCACCAAGGAGACTCGTGAAATG GGAGTGATAGCCGCCATCCGCGATGGCTTTGGTTTCATTAAGTGTGTGGATCGGGATGCGCGGATGTTCTTTCACTTCAGTGAAGTTCTGGAGGAGAGTCAGCTGCACATCTCAGATGAAGTGGAGTTCACTGTTGTGCCT GATATGCTGTCGGCTCAGAGGAACCACGCCGTGCGCATCAAGAAGCTTCCCAAAGGCACTGTGTCCTTCCACACCCAGTCTGAGCAGCGATTCATCGGAGTGATAGAGAAAGAAGTCATTTCAGCCTCCAAGAACGTCAGTCCCACCAAGGGCAAGGAAAAG GAAGCTGAGGAAGGTGTAATTGCATATGAAGACTGTGGTGTGAAGCTCACAGTGCCATACCATGCCAAAGACCTGGAGGGAGGCCACCCACAGGTCGGAGACAAG GTGGAGTTCTCGATCAACGAAGTGAAGCGAACCGGCCTGCAGAGTGCCGTCTCCATCCGGGTTGTCAACCGCAACGCCTCCAACGCCAAGAGACTGCACGGGTTCATCGCCACGCTGAAGGACAACTTCGGCTTCATCGAGACGGCGAATCACGACCAGGAGATTTTCTTTCATTACAG TGAAATGTGTGGAGACCTGGACAGCCTGGAGCTGGGCGACACAGTGGAGTACACACTCTCCAAGGGAAAAGGAAATAAAGTCAGCGCTGAAAAAGTGACCAAGGTGGCTCCAG TGAACGGCATCGGTGAAGACGTCAGCACGACGGTGTTGACAGGGAAGGTCATCCGTCCCATACGCAGCGTGGATCCATCTCAGACGGAATATCAAGGTCTCATTGAAGTCTCAGAGGAAG gaagtaaaggaAAAAATTATCCCTTTGGGATCATGGGTATGTCAAGCAAGGCGGACTGTCTGCAGAAAGGAGAGCTGGTGAAGTTCCAGACTTGCACAATAGCCCAGACTGGGCAGAAGATGGCCTGTCACGTCGTCCCTCAGCGTCGGGCGCTGGTGGAGTGTGTCAAAGACCAG TTCGGCTTCATCACATATGAAGTTGGAGAGAGCAAGAAGCTGTTCTTCCATGTCAAAGAGGTGCAGGAtggcctggagctgcagaccgGGGATGAGGTGGAGTTCTCCGTCGTCCTCAATCAACGCACAGGGAAATGCAGTGCCTGCAACGTTCGCCGAGTCAG CGAGGGGCCCAAGCCCGTGGTGACCCCGCGCCCGGACCGCCTGGTGAACCGGCTGAAGAGCATCACTCTGGACGATGCCAGCGCTCCTCGCCTGGTCATCGTGAGGCAGCCTCGTGGTCCTGACAACTCAAAG GGCTTTAATGTGGAGCGGAAGACTCGCCAGCCTGGCGTCATCGACTGA